From the Pseudomonas baltica genome, one window contains:
- a CDS encoding MFS transporter, with the protein MQTSSTQPRRAAAAAFVGTTIEFYDFYIYATAAALILGQVFFPSSDPTVNTLAAFGTFAVGFIARPLAGMVFGHLGDRLGRKKMLLLTIVLMGLATTGIGLLPSYASAGIWAPIGLVALRIIQGISVGGEWGGAVLMASEHAPARRKTFYASFAQLGSPAGLLLALIAFRLVTSLEPAQFADWGWRLPFLASGVLMLIGLVIRFGVDESPEFKEVAKRGATAQYPVAQVIRTCWRQILFAACAVTIGSAGFFFTNTFMITYVTQYQGISRATILDCLFVVTLLQFISQPLSALLAERMGEGRFLMLTALLSMVMPYPMFVLVGTQNIVLMTLGIAMAVVTLSGLYAVIAGYMAQAFPTHLRYSGISLAYQLICAIAGGTTPIIGTLLASHFAGQWLPLALFFTLLSAVSLFGVCGLARLRGEHSALPQPAI; encoded by the coding sequence ATGCAGACTTCATCGACCCAGCCCCGTCGCGCGGCGGCTGCAGCCTTCGTCGGCACCACCATCGAATTCTATGATTTCTATATCTACGCTACGGCCGCAGCGCTGATTCTCGGCCAAGTGTTTTTCCCTAGCAGCGACCCGACCGTAAATACCCTGGCGGCGTTCGGCACCTTTGCCGTCGGCTTTATCGCCCGGCCCCTGGCGGGTATGGTATTCGGCCACTTGGGCGACCGCCTCGGTCGCAAAAAGATGCTGCTGCTGACCATCGTGTTGATGGGCCTGGCGACCACCGGCATCGGCCTGTTGCCCAGCTATGCCAGCGCGGGCATCTGGGCGCCGATCGGCCTGGTGGCGCTGCGTATCATCCAGGGCATCTCGGTGGGCGGCGAATGGGGCGGCGCGGTGCTGATGGCCAGCGAGCACGCACCGGCCAGGCGCAAGACCTTCTACGCCTCGTTTGCGCAACTGGGCAGCCCGGCCGGCCTGCTGCTGGCACTGATCGCGTTTCGTCTGGTGACCTCGCTCGAACCCGCGCAATTCGCCGACTGGGGCTGGCGCCTGCCGTTTCTGGCCAGTGGCGTGCTGATGCTGATCGGCCTGGTGATTCGCTTCGGTGTCGATGAATCGCCCGAGTTCAAAGAGGTCGCCAAGCGTGGCGCAACCGCCCAGTACCCGGTCGCGCAAGTGATTCGCACCTGCTGGCGGCAGATCCTGTTCGCCGCCTGCGCGGTGACCATTGGCTCGGCGGGCTTCTTCTTCACCAACACCTTCATGATCACCTACGTCACCCAATACCAAGGCATCTCCCGAGCGACCATCCTCGACTGTCTGTTCGTGGTGACCCTTTTGCAGTTCATCTCGCAACCGTTGAGCGCGCTGCTGGCCGAGCGCATGGGTGAAGGGCGCTTCCTGATGCTCACCGCGCTGCTGTCGATGGTGATGCCCTATCCGATGTTCGTGCTGGTCGGCACCCAGAACATCGTGCTGATGACCCTCGGCATCGCGATGGCGGTAGTGACGTTGTCCGGCCTGTACGCGGTGATCGCCGGCTACATGGCCCAGGCCTTCCCGACGCATTTGCGCTACAGCGGCATCTCGCTCGCTTACCAGCTGATCTGCGCGATTGCCGGCGGCACCACACCGATCATCGGCACCCTGCTCGCTTCCCATTTTGCTGGCCAGTGGTTGCCACTGGCCCTGTTTTTCACCCTGCTGTCCGCCGTGTCGCTGTTCGGCGTGTGTGGTCTGGCGCGCCTGCGTGGCGAGCACAGCGCACTGCCGCAGCCGGCGATCTGA
- a CDS encoding LysR family transcriptional regulator, whose translation MSDQDVEAGLKNWQSRRFLSDRLDWNLLRAFLVIGQEKSISRAAARLFLTQSAVSQSLKRLEEQLECKLILRRGPRFDVSPAGEEVLRIAEEIYGNVARLSATLKNPEDDVVGKVRILTISRVQSALYDDFLVQFHRDHPRVELEVEVMRSSDIQSALSQRTATVGLGLCRFPQTKLERVRLLRQRYAFFCGKRHRLFGQRKLPLEALQSENFVSFTSDQVGGNLSPLTMFRDQQGFTGKIVASSSSFEEIRRLIIAGYGVGCLPEHLVDIDLHNGLIWRLPPAEGVVDVDVFLMWNREQRMSRAETVFLEAFQQVIEGSPADVV comes from the coding sequence ATGAGCGATCAGGACGTGGAAGCGGGCCTCAAGAACTGGCAGAGCCGGCGGTTTTTGAGCGATCGCCTGGACTGGAATCTGCTACGGGCCTTCCTGGTCATCGGCCAGGAGAAGAGCATCAGCCGGGCGGCGGCGCGGCTGTTTCTGACTCAATCGGCGGTCAGCCAGTCGTTGAAGCGACTGGAGGAGCAGTTGGAGTGCAAATTGATCCTGCGCCGTGGGCCGCGATTCGATGTGTCGCCGGCCGGCGAAGAAGTGCTGCGCATCGCCGAGGAGATCTACGGCAATGTCGCTCGGCTGTCGGCAACCCTCAAGAACCCCGAGGATGACGTGGTCGGCAAGGTGCGCATCCTCACCATCAGCCGGGTCCAGTCGGCGCTGTACGACGATTTTCTGGTGCAGTTTCATCGTGACCATCCGCGCGTCGAACTGGAGGTCGAGGTGATGCGCAGCTCCGACATCCAGAGCGCCTTGAGCCAGCGCACCGCCACTGTCGGGCTGGGGCTTTGCCGGTTTCCGCAGACCAAGCTGGAGCGGGTGCGGCTGTTGCGTCAGCGCTATGCTTTTTTCTGCGGCAAGCGACATCGGTTGTTTGGCCAGCGCAAGCTGCCGCTGGAAGCATTGCAGAGCGAGAATTTTGTGAGTTTTACCAGTGACCAGGTGGGCGGGAATCTGTCGCCGCTGACCATGTTTCGCGATCAGCAGGGTTTTACCGGGAAGATCGTCGCTTCATCGTCGAGCTTCGAGGAGATTCGCCGGTTGATCATCGCGGGGTATGGCGTGGGGTGCCTGCCGGAGCACCTCGTGGATATCGATCTGCACAACGGGTTGATCTGGCGCTTGCCGCCCGCGGAAGGGGTGGTGGATGTGGACGTGTTTTTGATGTGGAACCGCGAGCAACGGATGAGCCGGGCGGAGACGGTGTTTCTGGAGGCGTTCCAGCAGGTGATCGAAGGCTCGCCAGCTGATGTAGTCTGA